The Primulina tabacum isolate GXHZ01 chromosome 16, ASM2559414v2, whole genome shotgun sequence genome window below encodes:
- the LOC142528630 gene encoding sister-chromatid cohesion protein 3-like, with protein MEEEPIAPETVARRSKRARAPVRSADFTRTDKIDVGLEEEKEESSDDFQEPRRKYKRNKATEDASTSAAVARKTHMSLIEVIKSDGKGIPDVVKRWVELYERNQKSATAELLTLLFEACGAKYHLHEEDLDETDVDDVVVALVNMARRGEIEDYQSSKRDFKNFKDNLVYFWDNVVSECQNGPLFDQSLFDKCLDYIIAMSCTPPRVYRQIASLMGLQLVSSFINVAKMLGAQRETTQRQLNVEKKKKVEGPRVESLSIRLSTTHDKITILEEMMRKIFTGLFVHRYRDIDTDIRMSCIESLGVWVLSYPSLFLQDLYLKYLGWTLNDKSAGVRKASVLALQNLYEVDDNVPSLNLFTERFYKRMLELADDIDISVSVCAIGLVKQLLRHQLVPDEELGSLYDLLIDDPPEIRHAIGALVYDHLIAQKFNDLQPRPTGSDNDSSEIHINRMLQILKEFSADPVLSSYVIDDVWDYMGAMKDWECIIHMLLEDSPSAELDDADATNLIRLLFASIKKAVGERIVPATDNRNPHLTKAQKEMFENNKRDITVAMMKTYPQLLRKFLSDKYKVAPLIEIIVHMNLELYSLKSQEQNFKATLQLMREAFFKHGDKDSLRSCVRAFKFCATESQGELQDFGQNQVKELEDEIMVKLKSALKDVVNGGDEYSLLVNVKRLYEMQLSRKVPLESLYQDLVHVLQSFRNIDEEVIAFLLLNMFLHVSWCLQSIVSSETVSETFVSSLVWKRNALLEQLEYFLQTPIKISDGGSGNQLAYRVCAIVSDIWCLFKKTKFDLTKLDILGYCPDESIIEKYWKMCEQLLNISADAEEENGNREYIEETNRDAVMFALAKLVATDSVPKEHLAPEIISHLETYGSSVTEIVKHLLTALKKKGDISSLLLEALKKAYQRYLSVVSSSNDKSLSSKSFQECKDLASRLSGKYVGTARNKYKSEIMNIVKDGINYAFLHAPRQLSFLDGVLLQFISKLPAPDILDVMKGVERRTENVNTDEDPSGWRPYFTFLDNLREKYARNEGVKDAKEGTSVRRRGRPRKNQNLPGKRLFNEQSSSGEEDSISGSDQDAGVEEKKDEDEEEVPLIHSLKASSKLRSLRVSKEDKRDQRKTIDSGQPTEDMATPKTSGASS; from the exons ATGGAAGAAGAACCAATAGCGCCGGAAACTGTGGCTCGTCGTTCG AAAAGGGCCAGGGCTCCGGTTAGGTCTGCCGATTTCACTCGCACGGACAAAATTGACGTCGGATTGGAGGAGGAGAAGGAAGAATCTTCGGATGATTTCCAAGAACCTCGCCGAAAATATAAGCGTAATAAGGCTACTGAAGATGCTTCGACCTCGGCTGCGGTGGCTCGCAAAACCCACATGAGTTTAATTG AAGTTATCAAAAGTGACGGGAAAGGGATCCCTGACGTGGTCAAACGATGGGTTGAACTGTATGAGAGAAACCAAAAGTCTGCAACAGCTGAGCTATTAACTTTACTTTTTGAG GCATGTGGAGCAAAGTATCATCTTCATGAAGAGGATCTAGATGAGACCGATGTCGATGATGTTGTTGTTGCTCTTGTTAATATGGCCAGAAGA GGTGAAATTGAAGATTATCAAAGTTCAAAACGGgatttcaagaatttcaaagaTAATCTTGTCTACTTTTGGGACAATGTGGTAAGTGAATGCCAAAATGGACCACTGTTTGATCAGTCACTCTTTGACAAGTGCTTGGACTACATTATTGCGATGTCATG CACTCCTCCTAGAGTATATCGTCAGATTGCCTCATTGATGGGCCTTCAGCTAGTATCGTCCTTCATCAATGTTGCTAAAATGCTTGGTGCACAGAGAGAAACCACTCAGAGACAGTTGAATGTGGAAAAGAAGAAAAAGGTTGAAGGACCTCGAGTAGAATCACTCAGTATACGGCTATCCACAACACATGATAAGATAACTATCTTGGAAGAGATGATGCGGAAAATTTTTACTGG GCTATTTGTACATCGTTATCGAGACATTGATACAGATATCCGGATGTCATGCATAGAGTCACTTGGGGTGTGGGTACTTTCATATCCCTCATTGTTCTTACAGGATTTGTATTTGAAATATCTTGGATGGACATTAAACGACAAA AGTGCTGGTGTAAGAAAGGCTTCTGTTCTGGCATTGCAAAATCTTTATGAGGTGGACGATAATGTGCCATCACTTAACCTTTTCACGGAAAGATTTTACAAACGCATGCTTGAACTTGCTGACGATATTGATATTTCTGTGTCAGTATGTGCTATAGGGCTTGTAAAACAACTTTTGAG ACATCAGCTTGTGCCTGATGAAGAACTAGGATCCttatatgatttattgattGATGATCCACCAGAAATTAGGCATGCCATTGGAGCACTGGTTTATGATCATTTGATTGCTCAGAAATTTAATGATTTACAACCTCGCCCAACAG GCAGTGATAATGATTCTTCAGAGATTCATATCAATAGAATGTTACAGATACTAAAAGAATTTTCAGCAGACCCTGTTTTGAGTTCATATGTCATCGATGATGTGTGGGATTACATGGGGGCCATGAAA GATTGGGAGTGCATCATTCATATGCTTCTGGAGGACAGCCCTTCAGCTGAGCTTGATGATGCAGATGCTACGAATTTGATTAGGCTTCTTTTTGCGTCCATAAAAAAGGCTGTAGGAGAAAGGATAGTTCCTGCGACTGATAATAGAAACCCTCATCTGACTAAAGCTCAAAAG gaaatgtttgaaaacaataaacgTGACATAACTGTTGCTATGATGAAGACCTATCCTCAACTCCTACGAAAATTTTTGTCTGACAAGTACAAAGTGGCACCTCTTATTGAAATCATCGTTCACATGAATCTTGAGCTTTATTCACTAAAGAGTCAAGAACAG AATTTTAAGGCTACTCTTCAACTTATGAGAGAGGCCTTTTTTAAGCATGGCGATAAAGATTCTCTGCGGTCATGTGTTAGAGCATTTAAGTTCTGTGCCACTGAGAGCCAAGGAGAATTGCAAGATTTTGGTCAGAATCAGGTCAAGGAGCTCGAGGATGAGATAATGGTGAAACTAAAATCTGCATTGAAAGATGTCGTG AATGGTGGTGACGAATACTCTCTGCTAGTGAATGTGAAAAGGCTGTATGAAATGCAGTTATCTCGTAAAGTTCCCCTTGAAAGCTTGTACCAAGATCTGGTGCATGTTCTTCAAAGTTTCAGAAACATAGATGAGGAG GTTATTGCCTTTTTGCTTCTCAATATGTTTCTGCATGTTTCCTGGTGCCTCCAATCTATTGTGTCCAGTGAAACAGTGTCGGAGACATTTGTATCTTCTCTTGTATGGAAACGAAATGCCTTGTTGGAACAACTTGAATACTTTCTTCAAACTCCCATTAAAATAAGTGATGGAGGATCTGGAAATCAGCTGGCATATAGA GTCTGTGCTATTGTCTCTGATATTTGGTGCTTAttcaaaaagactaaatttgaTTTGACGAAGCTAGATATATTAGGGTACTGCCCGGATGAGTCAATCATTGAGAAATACTGGAAAATGTGTGAGCAACTGCTCAATATATCAG CTGATGCAGAGGAAGAAAATGGCAACAGAGAATATATTGAGGAGACTAATAGAGATGCTGTCATGTTTGCTCTAGCCAAATTAGTGGCTACAGATTCAGTTCCTAAG GAACATCTTGCTCCAGAGATAATTTCTCATCTGGAGACGTATGGCTCTAGTGTTACTGAAATTGTAAAGCATCTACTTACTGCTCTGAAGAAAAAAGGAGATATTTCAAGTCTTCTTCTAGAAGCACTGAAAAAG GCCTACCAAAGGTATCTCTCGGTAGTTTCCTCTAGCAATGATAAATCATTGTCGAGCAAGTCATTTCAGGAATGTAAAGATTTGGCTTCTCGGCTATCTGGGAAATATGTCGGCACTGCTCGAAATAAGTACAAATCTGAAATTATGAATATTGTCAAAGATGGTATCAACTATGCATTCTTGCATGCCCCAAGGCAGTTGTCTTTCCTGGATGGTGTGCTGCTGCAGTTTATATCGAAGCTTCCTGCTCCTGATATACTTGACGT AATGAAAGGAGTAGAAAGAAGAACTGAAAATGTGAACACGGATGAAGATCCTAGTGGGTGGCGGCCTTATTTCACCTTTCTAGACAACCTTCGTGAAAAATATGCGAGAAATGAAGGTGTAAAAG ATGCTAAGGAAGGGACATCTGTGAGACGTCGAGGGCGCCCTCGTAAGAATCAGAATCTACCGGGCAAAAGGCTATTTAATGAGCAAAGTTCAAGTGGAGAGGAGGATTCAATCAGTGGATCCGATCAAGATGCTGGGGTAGAAGAAAAGAAAGAcgaagatgaagaggaagtgCCTTTGATCCATTCACTTAAAGCGTCATCCAAGCTCAGATCTTTAAGGGTATCAAAGGAGGACAAGAGGGACCAGAGAAAAACAATTGATTCTGGTCAACCCACGGAAGATATGGCGACCCCAAAAACTTCAG GAGCTTCCAGTTAG